From Nymphaea colorata isolate Beijing-Zhang1983 chromosome 6, ASM883128v2, whole genome shotgun sequence, a single genomic window includes:
- the LOC116256898 gene encoding glutathione S-transferase U17-like has protein sequence MEKQGEVKLIGMWSSPFVLRVKVALNIKGVPYESLEEQLPFSKSQLLLDSNPVHKKVPVLLHDGKPVCESLIIVEYIDEVWASAGLPAILPRDPYERAVARFWASYIDEKLFPAMRGTMAAEDEQRKALLEQVMSGLGLLEDAFGKCWKGGKFFGGETIGFLDIALGSILALMKVFDGAMGVKLLDETKFPKLAAWSEAFCEAEPVKEVMPEHERLAEFAMVIRERMRAAKAAAPPPS, from the exons ATGGAAAAGCAAGGAGAGGTGAAGCTGATAGGCATGTGGTCGAGCCCCTTTGTGCTTCGAGTGAAGGTAGCCCTCAACATCAAGGGCGTTCCCTACGAGTCCCTGGAGGAGCAGCTGCCCTTCAGCAAGAGCCAGCTCCTTCTCGACTCCAACCCCGTCCACAAGAAGGTGCCCGTTCTCCTCCACGACGGCAAGCCCGTCTGCGAATCTTTGATCATCGTAGAGTACATAGACGAGGTTTGGGCATCCGCCGGACTTCCGGCCATCCTTCCCCGCGATCCCTATGAACGCGCCGTTGCCCGTTTTTGGGCATCCTACATCGATGAAAAG CTTTTTCCGGCGATGCGGGGAACAATGGCAGCAGAAGACGAGCAGCGGAAGGCTCTATTAGAGCAGGTAATGTCGGGGCTGGGGCTGTTGGAAGACGCATTCGGGAAGTGCTGGAAGGGAGGGAAATTCTTCGGGGGCGAGACCATTGGGTTCTTGGACATCGCACTTGGCAGCATTCTGGCCCTGATGAAGGTGTTCGACGGAGCTATGGGGGTGAAGCTCTTGGACGAGACCAAGTTTCCGAAACTGGCGGCCTGGTCTGAGGCCTTCTGCGAAGCCGAGCCTGTTAAGGAAGTGATGCCGGAACACGAAAGGCTAGCCGAGTTTGCCATGGTCATCCGGGAAAGGATGAGAGCGGCCAAGGCGGCTGCCCCTCCCCCTTCCTAG